A stretch of DNA from Noviherbaspirillum sedimenti:
CGCTGAGCGACTCGCGCACAACCGACTTGGGCGTGAAGACCCCCACGCTTTCCACCAGGTGCTGGGAATCGGATGCCATCAGCAGGATTTTGTCCTTGGGACGCAAGGTACCATTGATGATACGCACCAGCATGACCACGCCAACGTAATTGTCAAACCAGGAATCGACGATCAGCGCCTGCAACGGGGCCGCAGGATCGCCCTTCGGCGGCGGCACCTTGGCAATCAGCGACTCCAGCACATCCTGCACGCCCAGGCCCGTCTTGGCGGAGCAATGCACCGCGTCGCCGGCTTCGATGCCGATGACTTCCTCGATTTCAGCGATGGCACTGTCCGGGTCGGCGGATGGCAAATCGATCTTGTTCAAGACCGGCACCACTTCCACGCCCAGCTCGATGGCGGTATAGCAATTGGCCACCGTTTGCGCTTCCACCCCCTGCGAGGCATCCACGACCAGCAAGGCGCCTTCGCAAGCCGACAGCGAACGGCTGACTTCGTAGCTGAAGTCGACGTGTCCCGGCGTATCGATTAGGTTCAGGTTATAGACCTGACCATCACGCGCCTTGTAGCTCAGGGCTGCGGTCTGCGCCTTGATGGTGATGCCGCGCTCGCGCTCAAGATCCATCGAATCGAGCACTTGCGCCTCCATCTCGCGGTCGGACAAACCGCCGCAAAGTTGGATGATGCGGTCAGCCAGGGTAGACTTGCCATGATCGATGTGGGCGATGATGGAGAAATTACGGATATTTTTCATAAAAAATAAAAAGCGCTCAAAGCAGGGGAACTTCCCTGGGCGAGCGCCTTATGAGATTTCCTGGAACGGAATATGATGCCATTTTACCGGATTTCAGAGTGAAAATCCGGAAATACTGGGTTCAGTCCACGGGGTCGGCCGCAGCCAGGAAAGCCCGGACCCCGTCGCGGTCGAGGAAATAGTGGCACAGGCGGACTTCCTCCCCCGCGCACCGACCCACCAGCACCGGCACCAGCTCGTCATAAAGTGCGACCAGCGCCGGGTCGGCATCCACATCCTCGATGCGGATCGTGAAGGAAAATTCGGCCTGCAAGGCTTGCAGCGCAGCCAGCATGTCATCGCATAAATGACAGTAGGTGCGCGAATAAAGGATGAATTCGACCGGCATTCCAGACCTGACAGGCGTCCTGCAATACAAAGAAAAAGGCTGCATGCCGGGCGGCCTGCAGCCTCGCATCAAAAGCGCACCGGCTTACTGCGTATTTGGCCGGAGCGGCACGAATTGCGAAGAATCGCCGCGGCGCACCAGCAGCACCGCCATTTTCTTCGGATCGAGCTTGGCGACCAGCGCATTGAACTGGCCGGCGTCCTTGATATCAGTATTATTCAAACGCAGGATCACATCGCCGGGACGCAAGCCGGCACGCGCGCCTGCCCCCTCGGCAGCCTCCACCAGCACACCGGACTCCAGGCTCAGTTCACGCCTTTGCGCTTCCGACAGGTTCGTCACCAACAAGCCCAGTGCATTCGCAACGCGCTCCGGCTTCGACTTGCCGTCATCCTTTTTCGCCACCTTTTCGGATTCCATCTCGGCGAT
This window harbors:
- a CDS encoding glutaredoxin family protein; the protein is MPVEFILYSRTYCHLCDDMLAALQALQAEFSFTIRIEDVDADPALVALYDELVPVLVGRCAGEEVRLCHYFLDRDGVRAFLAAADPVD